In the genome of Desulfofarcimen acetoxidans DSM 771, one region contains:
- a CDS encoding IS1634 family transposase, with protein MENQILQNINSLQVGPSAIIAALTREINLVQIINNQVIWDEKQCNNSPGLYVEAMIINILTDRKPLYRVSEFFKDMDVEALFGPTVQATDFNDDALGNTLDRLAESNLDHLYSNIVLQAHLKHRFRVDLAHGDTTSITVYGDYANASSETLNIVRGFNKDGHRDCKQIVAGAVVTPEGIPLMGTINDGNLNDVKWNQQIIEQLPEMLKSLNSPETIYVADSKLVTIDNLKHLAKKNIRFISRIPETFGIVPSLKDWAFRQDKWQEIENISLDKNAAVYKLQSIKVKLGDRRYRFIIVHSSNLDQKKEKTLKRTAENEQKKLEKICKEIGKREFACEKDAISYLRHMKKKQDGQFYHLDAEVIAEEKKGVGRPKTKEKSPVKIIYRIKAIVSVMNETAWQMAKERASTFVLITNLKNPRENTAETILRHYKEQNTVEMRFRFLKNPAILGQVFLKKPSRVKALGYIFLITLLIYALMERRVRQNLAAEGKALQLSYRSKVKQPTGMLILQEMTNFTIIHITYKLGKKERYLPTKTSKQQLEIIRLTGFDESIYLKELYIVS; from the coding sequence ATGGAAAACCAAATACTACAAAATATTAATAGCTTACAGGTGGGGCCCAGCGCAATAATAGCTGCACTTACCCGAGAAATAAATTTAGTACAAATCATTAACAATCAGGTAATCTGGGATGAAAAACAATGTAATAATTCACCAGGCCTTTATGTAGAAGCCATGATTATAAACATATTGACAGACCGAAAACCTTTGTACCGAGTATCTGAATTTTTTAAAGATATGGACGTAGAAGCATTATTTGGTCCAACGGTACAAGCAACTGATTTCAACGACGATGCTTTAGGAAATACATTGGATCGATTAGCTGAATCAAATCTAGACCATTTGTATTCTAACATAGTTTTACAAGCACATTTAAAACACCGTTTTAGAGTAGATTTAGCACATGGTGATACTACATCCATTACTGTTTATGGAGATTATGCCAATGCTTCGTCGGAGACATTAAACATAGTTCGAGGATTTAACAAAGACGGCCATCGGGACTGTAAGCAAATAGTAGCTGGTGCAGTAGTAACTCCCGAAGGAATACCTCTTATGGGAACAATAAACGATGGCAACTTAAACGATGTGAAATGGAATCAACAAATAATCGAACAATTGCCGGAAATGTTAAAATCACTTAATAGTCCAGAAACCATATACGTAGCTGATTCAAAACTGGTTACCATAGATAACCTAAAACATTTAGCCAAGAAAAACATTCGCTTCATATCCCGAATTCCTGAGACATTTGGAATAGTACCGTCACTTAAAGATTGGGCCTTTCGCCAAGATAAGTGGCAAGAAATAGAGAATATATCGCTGGATAAAAACGCTGCTGTATATAAGCTTCAGTCCATAAAAGTGAAATTGGGCGACCGTCGTTACCGGTTTATTATCGTACATTCATCAAATCTTGATCAAAAGAAAGAAAAAACATTGAAACGTACTGCTGAGAATGAACAGAAAAAATTAGAAAAAATCTGTAAAGAAATTGGTAAACGAGAATTTGCTTGCGAAAAAGATGCCATCTCGTACTTAAGACATATGAAAAAGAAACAAGACGGACAGTTCTACCATTTAGATGCAGAAGTAATTGCTGAAGAAAAAAAAGGTGTAGGGCGCCCCAAAACAAAAGAAAAGTCCCCCGTAAAAATAATTTATCGCATAAAGGCTATAGTTAGTGTAATGAATGAAACGGCTTGGCAAATGGCAAAAGAAAGGGCATCAACATTTGTACTGATCACCAATTTAAAAAATCCAAGGGAAAATACAGCAGAAACAATCCTTCGGCATTACAAAGAACAAAACACAGTGGAAATGCGCTTTCGCTTTCTAAAAAACCCCGCAATATTAGGTCAAGTCTTTTTGAAAAAGCCGTCAAGAGTAAAAGCACTTGGATATATATTCTTGATAACCCTGTTAATTTATGCACTTATGGAACGTAGAGTTAGACAAAATCTAGCAGCAGAAGGGAAAGCCCTTCAATTAAGCTATCGTTCAAAAGTTAAACAACCAACAGGAATGTTGATTTTGCAAGAGATGACGAACTTTACAATAATTCATATTACCTATAAATTAGGAAAGAAAGAGAGATATTTACCAACCAAAACAAGCAAACAACAATTAGAAATAATCCGGTTGACAGGATTTGATGAGTCGATATACCTAAAAGAATTATATATAGTATCATAA
- a CDS encoding tyrosine-type recombinase/integrase, translating into MKNSNSNLFFSMTYEFLDIYMVKQVGRSPDTIESYRDALTIFRRYVLNELNISITKFTFAQCTRNCIFGFLEYLAAQGNKPGTRNQRLAALKSYLWFAADKDVTLQSIALELSRIPQLKNPVTEKFVLSEEALNAIFIQPASSRMGLRDRTIMILLYDSAVRLAEILNLRVNDICLNQDNPYIRVMGKGSKERVVAINIKTVKHVNQYLDVYRSRDNPDSNLLFYTVIKGRAGKMSEGNVERFIQQYADKARESCPDIPLRVYPHMLRRTRATNLYQNGIELALISRILGHAFLDTTRVYYAKPSLAMMREAMDSVEAPQTREEKPLWVGSEEEMAKLCGLR; encoded by the coding sequence ATGAAGAATAGCAACAGTAATCTGTTTTTCTCAATGACCTATGAGTTTCTTGACATATATATGGTAAAGCAAGTGGGACGGAGTCCTGACACGATAGAGTCTTACAGGGATGCTCTGACTATTTTTCGCAGATACGTGCTGAACGAGCTCAATATATCCATAACTAAATTTACATTTGCACAGTGTACGCGGAACTGCATTTTCGGGTTCCTTGAATATTTGGCAGCTCAAGGGAATAAGCCCGGCACACGTAACCAACGCCTGGCGGCGCTCAAATCCTATCTATGGTTTGCAGCAGACAAAGATGTGACCCTGCAATCCATCGCTCTTGAGCTAAGCCGTATTCCCCAATTAAAAAACCCTGTGACTGAGAAATTCGTACTTTCTGAGGAAGCCCTAAATGCCATTTTTATCCAACCAGCCAGTAGCCGTATGGGATTAAGGGACCGAACTATTATGATCTTATTATACGACAGCGCTGTCAGGCTTGCGGAGATATTGAACCTTCGGGTAAATGATATCTGCTTGAACCAAGATAATCCCTACATCCGTGTTATGGGTAAGGGCAGCAAGGAGCGCGTTGTTGCAATTAACATCAAAACCGTGAAACACGTTAATCAATATCTTGATGTTTATCGCTCAAGGGACAACCCGGATAGCAATCTGCTTTTCTATACAGTCATTAAAGGCAGAGCCGGGAAAATGTCGGAGGGTAACGTGGAACGGTTCATACAGCAGTATGCTGACAAAGCTAGAGAATCTTGTCCGGATATACCGCTACGTGTATATCCCCATATGCTGCGGCGAACAAGGGCTACAAATCTGTACCAGAACGGAATTGAGCTTGCACTTATCTCCAGGATACTGGGCCACGCCTTTCTCGATACTACACGGGTCTATTACGCAAAGCCTTCCTTAGCCATGATGCGCGAAGCGATGGATTCTGTTGAAGCTCCCCAGACGAGAGAAGAAAAACCGCTTTGGGTTGGCTCTGAAGAGGAAATGGCTAAGCTATGTGGTCTTAGGTGA
- a CDS encoding tyrosine-type recombinase/integrase: MKNYEYQSQLAPYISGLIRQKRADGYSYEFEAYMLERFDRFCIENGYDNGSLTRELVMAWAEQRPSESKNYRNQRVSFVRQLALYVISLNMEAYIPRAFESNEISVPHILSFDEVHEFYKAVDNFLPCQPNFRRFSLSYSVLFRLFYCCGLRLSEGCYLKRSTVNLENGCLSIYQSKGHKDRVVFMSGDMLQMCRNYDRLMQKLLPDRDWFFPGRDEFKPFSKTSIDKKFSELWNMTPYAGKVDKKPTVHSLRHTYVVTKMNDWMKEGKDFEAMMPYLSRYLGHASIDETQYYYHLVVFAFEIVRKHDSVAKRVIPEVVPHEE; encoded by the coding sequence ATGAAAAACTATGAGTATCAAAGCCAATTGGCCCCATATATTTCGGGCTTGATCCGGCAAAAACGGGCTGATGGCTATAGCTACGAATTTGAAGCGTATATGCTGGAACGCTTTGATCGATTCTGTATCGAAAACGGATATGATAATGGCAGCCTGACAAGAGAGCTGGTGATGGCCTGGGCTGAGCAAAGGCCATCGGAAAGTAAAAATTATCGCAATCAGAGGGTTTCTTTCGTCAGGCAATTAGCTCTGTATGTGATTTCTTTAAATATGGAGGCCTACATTCCCCGCGCTTTCGAGTCAAACGAAATTTCAGTCCCGCATATTCTATCATTCGATGAAGTACATGAGTTTTACAAAGCTGTTGACAACTTCCTACCTTGCCAGCCAAATTTTCGGCGTTTCTCATTATCATACAGTGTGTTGTTCAGGCTGTTCTACTGCTGTGGGTTACGATTGTCCGAAGGCTGTTATCTAAAAAGATCCACAGTCAACCTCGAAAATGGCTGTCTTTCCATCTACCAGTCAAAGGGGCATAAGGACCGTGTGGTTTTCATGTCTGGAGACATGCTGCAAATGTGTAGGAACTATGACAGGCTCATGCAGAAATTGTTGCCTGACAGGGATTGGTTCTTCCCGGGGCGGGATGAATTTAAACCATTTTCGAAAACAAGCATTGATAAAAAGTTTAGCGAATTGTGGAATATGACTCCTTATGCGGGAAAGGTTGATAAAAAACCTACAGTTCATTCCCTCCGGCATACATATGTGGTAACAAAAATGAATGACTGGATGAAAGAAGGCAAGGATTTCGAAGCCATGATGCCTTATTTGAGCCGATATCTTGGACATGCCTCAATTGATGAAACACAGTATTATTATCATCTGGTTGTATTCGCATTTGAAATAGTCAGAAAGCACGACAGTGTTGCTAAAAGGGTTATCCCCGAGGTGGTCCCCCATGAAGAATAG
- a CDS encoding tyrosine-type recombinase/integrase, translating to MDLCYDEAVQAGLSAYRTLEYAESCRSAFRVASREFKVYLEATGLQHSPELAQQWINDSKEHWNNSKLKSSRKAMSVLADIMENGCVTKSLQTKIERMPPYTQLPNWSRTLLDNYLTRITCVYGTLYLNQIRNACSRFFLFLEYADISQPSEITHDIVKSFFIKDSHISSESKDRCNNEIRHCLMYMADQGLIPKTVGLALNKFVIPDLIIVSELPESERNRFSRFFNNIEKEISRSKMEYDAATTQLAEIHKIWKYSFSIRKSFIQATRDFKVFMDANLFAYSNDLALEWLEFQRAKWSRTKYLVFRRVLLSINEILITGTLSTSCFSTHKPKYSLPGWGNNLLSQYLLERKREGCASSTLGMILHSCSRFIVFLDNHGIISEKGITPEVIKHFQAQDNHSTVEGKNAYAIKIRGFLRFLARRGLVPETLELAVSTEMAPHISIVNILSDNQIDAIYAFRQNADRPIEMRNAAIIMLGLRMGLRASDIANLKLTDISWKDSSISFIQQKTGVHLKLPLPVDVGNSLYRYICEGRPQSNSHHIFIHHRAPYCRFSSATFGRLLKAAVTAQCEDEAIHGFHVTRKTFASKLLATGNPATTIAAALGHVGVDTVDEYLATNEDQMRLCAIGLKGIEYSGGFSL from the coding sequence ATGGATCTATGTTATGATGAAGCAGTTCAAGCCGGTCTCAGCGCATATCGCACGCTTGAATATGCAGAAAGTTGCCGTTCTGCATTCCGGGTTGCCTCTAGGGAGTTCAAAGTATATCTGGAAGCAACCGGTCTTCAACATTCCCCCGAACTTGCCCAACAGTGGATTAATGACAGTAAAGAACACTGGAATAACTCCAAACTCAAAAGTTCAAGAAAAGCGATGAGCGTACTGGCAGACATTATGGAAAACGGTTGTGTAACCAAGAGTCTGCAAACTAAAATTGAACGTATGCCACCCTACACTCAGCTTCCAAATTGGAGCAGAACATTGTTGGACAACTATCTTACAAGGATAACTTGCGTCTATGGAACTTTATACCTGAATCAGATAAGAAACGCTTGCTCGCGTTTCTTTTTATTTTTGGAGTATGCAGATATAAGTCAGCCCTCTGAGATTACCCATGACATTGTGAAATCATTTTTTATCAAAGATAGCCATATTTCATCAGAGTCTAAGGATCGATGTAACAATGAAATTCGCCATTGTCTTATGTATATGGCTGACCAGGGACTAATTCCTAAAACCGTAGGACTTGCACTCAACAAATTTGTCATTCCCGATCTTATTATTGTTTCGGAATTACCGGAATCAGAGCGCAATAGATTCTCAAGGTTTTTTAATAATATTGAGAAAGAAATCTCCCGGTCGAAGATGGAATATGACGCGGCTACTACTCAACTAGCTGAAATACATAAAATTTGGAAATATTCGTTCTCTATTCGAAAGTCGTTTATTCAGGCTACAAGAGATTTTAAAGTTTTTATGGATGCAAACTTATTCGCATATTCCAATGATTTGGCTTTGGAATGGCTTGAGTTTCAAAGAGCAAAATGGTCCCGAACAAAGTACCTGGTCTTTAGAAGAGTTCTTCTAAGCATTAATGAGATTTTAATAACGGGGACTCTGTCAACCAGTTGCTTTTCAACTCATAAACCCAAATACTCACTTCCCGGTTGGGGCAACAACTTGTTATCCCAGTATCTCCTGGAGAGAAAACGCGAAGGTTGCGCCAGTTCCACCCTGGGTATGATACTCCATTCCTGTTCCCGTTTCATTGTTTTTTTAGATAATCACGGTATTATCAGTGAAAAGGGGATTACGCCTGAAGTTATTAAGCATTTTCAGGCTCAGGATAACCACAGTACAGTTGAAGGAAAGAACGCCTATGCTATTAAGATCCGTGGTTTTCTAAGGTTTCTTGCCAGAAGAGGTCTGGTACCTGAGACACTCGAACTTGCGGTGTCTACAGAAATGGCACCGCACATATCTATTGTAAATATTTTATCAGATAACCAAATCGACGCTATCTATGCCTTTCGGCAAAACGCTGACCGCCCGATTGAGATGAGAAATGCTGCAATTATTATGTTGGGGCTCAGAATGGGTTTAAGAGCATCCGACATTGCAAACCTTAAACTGACCGACATCTCATGGAAAGATAGTTCAATTTCTTTTATTCAGCAAAAAACAGGTGTGCATTTAAAACTACCATTACCTGTTGATGTAGGTAACAGCCTGTACCGTTATATATGTGAAGGTAGACCCCAAAGCAATTCCCACCATATCTTTATTCATCACCGGGCTCCCTATTGTAGATTTAGTAGTGCTACCTTTGGAAGGTTATTGAAAGCAGCGGTAACAGCTCAGTGTGAAGATGAGGCAATACACGGTTTCCACGTGACCAGAAAAACATTTGCTTCAAAGCTTCTGGCAACTGGCAATCCTGCTACAACAATCGCTGCAGCACTGGGACATGTTGGCGTCGATACAGTTGATGAGTATCTTGCTACCAATGAAGACCAAATGCGTTTATGTGCCATTGGGTTAAAGGGTATCGAATATTCAGGAGGGTTCAGTCTATGA
- the tnpB gene encoding IS66 family insertion sequence element accessory protein TnpB (TnpB, as the term is used for proteins encoded by IS66 family insertion elements, is considered an accessory protein, since TnpC, encoded by a neighboring gene, is a DDE family transposase.): MLKDITSYDGIFLACGVTDLRRSVDGLAIMVKQQFNMDPFKNHLFLFCNRSRNRLKGLSWDKNGFVLYYKRLDGAGARFKWPKKPTDVRNITVKQLQLLMEGMSIDPPRGFGEITARNFY, encoded by the coding sequence ATGCTGAAAGACATCACCAGCTATGACGGGATCTTTTTGGCTTGTGGAGTTACAGATTTAAGGCGCTCGGTAGACGGCCTGGCTATTATGGTAAAACAGCAGTTTAATATGGATCCATTTAAAAACCATCTTTTCCTGTTCTGTAACCGAAGCCGCAATCGTTTAAAAGGCCTAAGCTGGGACAAAAACGGCTTTGTATTATACTACAAGAGGCTAGATGGTGCAGGAGCCCGATTTAAATGGCCTAAAAAGCCGACCGATGTGAGAAACATAACAGTTAAGCAACTACAACTACTCATGGAAGGCATGTCCATAGATCCACCAAGGGGTTTTGGTGAGATAACTGCCAGGAATTTTTACTGA
- the tnpA gene encoding IS66 family insertion sequence element accessory protein TnpA encodes MDKQEQHALVVECRASGMTAKAWCQAKDIEYSQYLNWARRVNREKQHALQQWANVTIEKEKCIQGEIRLSCGKWTICVESGFSPALLADVLRVVDGVC; translated from the coding sequence TTGGATAAGCAAGAACAGCATGCACTTGTAGTTGAATGTAGGGCTAGCGGAATGACCGCAAAGGCGTGGTGCCAAGCAAAGGATATCGAATATAGTCAGTATCTTAACTGGGCAAGGAGAGTAAATCGAGAAAAGCAACATGCGCTGCAGCAGTGGGCAAATGTAACGATAGAAAAGGAAAAATGTATCCAAGGTGAAATCCGGCTTAGCTGCGGTAAATGGACAATTTGCGTTGAATCTGGATTCAGTCCTGCCCTGCTTGCAGACGTGCTTAGAGTCGTTGATGGCGTATGCTGA
- a CDS encoding SOS response-associated peptidase family protein, which yields MCGRFTLTTDVAKIKNHFHLNAKEFKYNPRSLNQRVISLMRWGLIPRWAKEQSIGYKLINARSETVEQKPAFRDSFHQRHCLIPTDGFFEWNVSA from the coding sequence ATGTGCGGTCGATTTACTTTAACAACTGATGTAGCAAAAATTAAAAATCATTTTCATCTTAATGCAAAAGAATTTAAATATAATCCAAGATCTCTAAATCAAAGGGTTATTTCCCTGATGCGATGGGGATTAATACCTCGCTGGGCAAAGGAACAATCTATCGGTTATAAGTTGATAAATGCCAGATCAGAGACAGTAGAACAAAAACCAGCCTTTAGAGATTCTTTTCATCAACGGCACTGCCTTATACCAACTGACGGATTCTTTGAATGGAATGTAAGCGCTTAA
- a CDS encoding IS5-like element ISDce1 family transposase, with protein sequence MMGKLTNQINFSDTDEWYKRIPQNSFWHKVRQWAEENLSDDDFAHLYSSNRGRPSLPPVFMLKSILIQLEKQYSDRVMEESAMFDDRVKYALCLSRTPQIKLDHATLCRYRKIFLEDEQGKKILKKTIENAAEAGLFEEANKDAVDSFMIHGAAARQSTFTMIRKATARVLRQADVEGFIEDIRQKLNRDDYLNNKKPTIDWDNIEARNKLLTEMVLDARTIALWAKENKAKISEELNQCIELLQIVAEQDIEEKDGNIAIRQGVAKDRIISVEDPQMRHGRKTTSSKTDGYKGHIMSGGIENKIITAAEITAANVPDSEPVPDLIKQRQENTGSKPDSLSGDTAYGGAETRKHIKKEKIKLIAKVPPSTNVNGCFNKDKFIIDLDNKFIECPAGVRLEIDKELGEKEICCKFPKEQCQNCDLRNQCTKSKDGRTVRIHPHEALLQKARKQQQTAEFKEEYRFRSRIERIIYCVTKNGARKGKYNGLEKNRFKLQLHTALHNIKTILSLAKKNPAIVV encoded by the coding sequence ATGATGGGTAAACTAACAAATCAAATTAACTTTTCTGATACAGATGAATGGTATAAACGAATACCCCAAAATTCATTTTGGCATAAAGTGCGTCAATGGGCAGAAGAAAATCTGTCAGATGATGACTTTGCCCATCTATATTCCAGTAATAGGGGACGCCCGTCATTACCCCCGGTGTTTATGCTGAAATCCATACTGATACAGCTTGAAAAACAATACTCCGATCGTGTTATGGAAGAATCAGCAATGTTCGATGACCGCGTAAAATATGCACTTTGCCTTAGCCGTACCCCCCAGATAAAACTTGACCATGCCACATTATGCAGATATCGCAAAATATTCTTAGAAGACGAGCAGGGAAAGAAAATATTAAAGAAAACAATAGAAAATGCAGCAGAAGCAGGGCTATTCGAAGAAGCTAATAAAGATGCTGTCGACTCATTTATGATTCATGGAGCGGCAGCCCGTCAAAGTACCTTTACCATGATCCGGAAAGCCACAGCCCGGGTATTACGCCAGGCTGACGTTGAGGGCTTTATTGAAGATATAAGACAAAAACTCAATCGTGATGATTACCTTAACAATAAAAAACCCACTATAGACTGGGATAACATAGAAGCTCGCAATAAATTACTCACAGAAATGGTCCTTGACGCCAGAACAATAGCCTTATGGGCAAAAGAGAACAAAGCCAAAATCAGTGAAGAACTAAACCAATGCATAGAACTTTTGCAAATAGTAGCAGAGCAGGACATTGAAGAAAAAGATGGAAATATAGCCATCCGTCAGGGTGTAGCTAAAGACAGAATCATATCAGTAGAAGATCCGCAAATGCGTCATGGACGCAAAACAACGAGCAGTAAAACAGATGGTTACAAGGGACACATCATGTCCGGCGGTATAGAAAACAAGATAATAACAGCTGCAGAAATAACTGCTGCTAACGTTCCGGACAGTGAACCTGTACCTGACTTAATCAAGCAGCGTCAAGAAAATACAGGAAGTAAACCTGATTCCCTTAGCGGTGATACCGCATATGGTGGTGCTGAAACCAGAAAACACATTAAAAAAGAAAAAATCAAACTAATCGCCAAAGTACCTCCGTCAACCAATGTAAATGGATGTTTTAATAAAGACAAATTCATCATTGATCTGGATAACAAATTTATAGAATGCCCTGCCGGAGTTCGACTTGAAATAGATAAGGAACTGGGAGAAAAGGAAATATGCTGTAAATTCCCAAAAGAACAGTGTCAAAATTGCGATCTAAGAAATCAATGCACCAAAAGTAAAGATGGCAGAACAGTAAGAATACATCCGCATGAAGCATTATTGCAAAAGGCACGTAAACAACAACAAACAGCAGAGTTTAAAGAGGAGTATCGTTTCCGTAGTCGGATTGAGAGAATAATTTATTGTGTTACTAAAAATGGAGCCCGAAAGGGTAAATATAATGGACTTGAAAAAAATAGATTTAAGTTGCAACTCCATACGGCTTTACATAATATCAAAACAATACTTTCTTTAGCTAAAAAAAATCCTGCGATAGTTGTATAG
- a CDS encoding radical SAM/SPASM domain-containing protein — MDEREMQLDITKQYNMPNNLSRKYLPDGILIISVDTANWVLLHNHEQEKIFDLLIAYSIEDVLNQLESSDLSLDDLLYVLTELEAKQFESDKQKEQGLKSLNLYMTNKCNLCCRHCYMFAGTPLENELQSNEILVLLKEFQRYGGCNLILSGGEITNREDLREIVSAANELHLKTTLLTNGTDWPDDLVEYISDKVAEVQVSIDGYDEESNSKIRGIGQFQRALDTVKRLFDKGVRVTVAVTPMYPIDKVKYINFGKLLMDTFCSENFNIKFSYELMGGRDYSSTHIDNEAYRKTVEDIVEFIYPGNKLEKFALNHKNKMLFSNCGYGALTVAADGGVFFCNRVSDLKCYGNIRDMTFEKIAQLADKICVLSDVDNLMPCKDCNLKYICGGGCRIAYVPSILQADPYSELVFQREGCSESDRIKLYNKMIAANHLFYW, encoded by the coding sequence ATGGATGAACGTGAGATGCAATTAGACATTACAAAACAATACAACATGCCGAATAACTTATCTCGTAAATATTTGCCGGATGGTATTTTAATAATTTCTGTTGATACGGCCAATTGGGTTTTGTTGCATAATCATGAGCAGGAAAAGATATTTGACTTGTTAATTGCCTATTCTATTGAAGATGTCCTAAACCAGCTTGAAAGTTCTGACCTGAGTCTGGACGACCTCTTGTATGTGCTGACTGAATTGGAAGCAAAGCAATTTGAATCCGACAAGCAGAAAGAGCAGGGATTGAAAAGCCTAAATCTATATATGACGAACAAGTGCAATCTTTGCTGTAGACACTGCTATATGTTTGCGGGCACGCCGCTGGAGAATGAGTTGCAATCAAACGAAATACTTGTTTTGCTGAAAGAATTTCAACGGTACGGTGGATGTAATCTCATTTTATCCGGCGGAGAGATTACAAATCGTGAGGATCTGAGAGAAATTGTCTCAGCAGCAAACGAACTTCATCTAAAAACCACTTTGCTTACCAACGGAACCGATTGGCCCGATGATTTAGTCGAATATATTTCCGATAAAGTTGCCGAAGTGCAAGTGAGTATTGATGGTTATGATGAGGAGAGTAACTCGAAAATAAGAGGTATCGGACAATTTCAACGAGCTCTTGATACTGTTAAACGTTTATTTGACAAAGGAGTTCGTGTAACAGTTGCAGTAACCCCTATGTACCCCATTGATAAGGTGAAATACATTAATTTTGGTAAACTGTTGATGGATACATTTTGTAGCGAAAATTTCAACATAAAATTCTCGTATGAGCTTATGGGGGGGCGGGATTATTCATCAACTCATATTGATAATGAGGCATATCGTAAAACTGTCGAGGACATTGTGGAATTCATTTATCCGGGTAACAAACTTGAAAAATTTGCCCTTAATCACAAAAATAAAATGTTATTCAGCAACTGCGGATACGGAGCACTGACGGTAGCTGCAGACGGTGGTGTGTTTTTTTGCAATAGGGTGTCTGATTTAAAATGTTACGGAAACATAAGAGATATGACTTTTGAAAAAATTGCTCAGCTTGCGGATAAAATCTGCGTGCTGTCGGATGTTGATAATTTAATGCCCTGCAAAGACTGTAACCTTAAATATATTTGTGGAGGTGGCTGCAGGATTGCTTATGTCCCGTCAATTTTACAGGCTGATCCGTATTCGGAGCTTGTTTTTCAAAGGGAGGGTTGCTCTGAGTCCGACAGGATAAAATTGTATAATAAAATGATAGCGGCAAACCACTTATTCTATTGGTAG